One Dysosmobacter welbionis DNA segment encodes these proteins:
- a CDS encoding DUF3885 domain-containing protein, whose product MLAEDFDTILHNLGMAWLEHPLFHHAPVAIRFEIGGDEPVYLECTYSDENTEKLTPNPAYVQGALERAIMIYRNLPAPPGILRIDGYPEEKPVESLLTAIQQRAALPAPHEQVTATMMDEDGDTYAQVQFYWDLSKISFQPERLLQEIILGDIGGWNGFVSSVYLTGPGPFLYHLYDDRGLDILGGSRELLLPLYHQFNDWILEYNLEKIDRLFAPAKE is encoded by the coding sequence ATGCTGGCGGAGGATTTTGACACCATCTTACATAATCTTGGTATGGCGTGGCTGGAACATCCGCTGTTCCATCATGCCCCGGTCGCCATCCGGTTTGAAATCGGCGGAGATGAACCAGTCTATCTGGAATGCACCTATTCGGACGAGAACACCGAGAAACTAACTCCAAACCCCGCCTATGTTCAAGGCGCACTGGAGCGGGCGATTATGATCTACCGGAACCTTCCAGCGCCGCCGGGTATTCTGCGGATTGACGGGTATCCCGAAGAAAAACCTGTCGAGTCCCTGCTGACGGCCATCCAGCAGAGGGCCGCACTTCCTGCCCCGCATGAGCAGGTCACAGCGACCATGATGGACGAGGACGGGGATACATATGCACAAGTACAGTTTTACTGGGATCTCAGCAAAATCAGCTTTCAACCGGAGCGGCTTCTCCAGGAGATCATTCTGGGGGACATCGGCGGCTGGAACGGCTTTGTGTCCAGCGTCTATCTGACCGGGCCGGGGCCATTCCTCTACCATCTGTACGATGACCGTGGGTTGGATATACTGGGCGGCTCACGGGAGCTGCTACTGCCGCTCTATCATCAATTCAATGACTGGATCTTGGAATACAATCTGGAGAAGATTGACCGACTGTTCGCTCCGGCAAAAGAATGA